Proteins from a genomic interval of Methanothrix sp.:
- the sepF gene encoding cell division protein SepF, with product MVKFLERLMGRPATDEYVEVDLGQFEDEPERPSAYLRVAELTSLDVLPEIKQEIRSRNILLVDIAPMKRDKASLDRAIGELRKIVEDMAGDIAGVGDDLVIIVPSGIRIDREKVVGGRD from the coding sequence ATGGTGAAGTTCCTTGAAAGACTGATGGGCAGGCCTGCCACAGATGAGTATGTGGAGGTGGATCTGGGCCAGTTCGAGGATGAGCCCGAGAGGCCCAGTGCGTATCTCAGAGTGGCCGAGCTCACGTCTCTCGATGTGCTGCCGGAGATAAAGCAGGAGATACGGTCACGCAACATACTGCTGGTTGATATAGCGCCCATGAAGAGGGACAAGGCATCTCTGGACAGGGCGATAGGCGAGCTGAGAAAGATAGTCGAGGATATGGCTGGAGATATCGCCGGAGTTGGAGACGATTTGGTCATTATAGTTCCGAGCGGCATAAGGATCGACAGGGAGAAGGTTGTGGGAGGAAGAGATTGA
- a CDS encoding ZPR1 zinc finger domain-containing protein, which translates to MKLKTKASCPMCGATMEFNWETTELPYFGDALIIAGVCECGFRHSDTMLLSQREPYRHTLVVREIEDLNARVLRSSSGTIHIPEIGVDIEPGYASEAYITNIEGVLVRVKNIVEFATNAARQAQDAERTARGEEILSKIEMALRGEFSLTVILEDPFGNSAIISDHAVATPLSIEEASTLKTGMIVLDISE; encoded by the coding sequence TTGAAGCTCAAGACGAAGGCGAGCTGCCCCATGTGCGGGGCGACGATGGAGTTCAACTGGGAGACGACAGAGCTGCCGTACTTCGGGGACGCCCTGATCATTGCAGGGGTCTGCGAGTGTGGCTTCAGGCACAGCGATACCATGCTTCTGAGCCAGCGCGAGCCGTACAGGCACACCCTTGTTGTGAGGGAGATCGAGGACCTGAACGCCAGGGTTCTGAGATCCTCCAGCGGGACGATCCACATACCCGAGATCGGGGTGGATATAGAGCCAGGATATGCATCTGAGGCCTACATAACAAACATCGAGGGCGTTCTTGTAAGGGTGAAGAACATCGTCGAGTTCGCAACGAACGCCGCGAGGCAGGCCCAGGATGCGGAGAGGACCGCAAGGGGCGAGGAGATCCTCTCGAAGATAGAGATGGCGCTCAGGGGCGAGTTCAGCCTCACGGTGATCCTGGAGGATCCGTTCGGAAACAGCGCCATAATATCGGATCACGCTGTGGCAACCCCTCTGTCCATAGAGGAGGCCAGCACCCTCAAGACAGGCATGATAGTTCTCGATATCTCTGAGTGA
- a CDS encoding RNA-guided endonuclease TnpB family protein, translating into MRSAYRFRLYPTEAQIKKLEDTLETCRQLYNDALAAKKEAWEDDRYNLTYYEMARQLSANRKKHQALKAVYAHVLQDVLRRVDKAFQNFFRRVKNGETPGYPRFKGRGWYKSFTYPDAGIGYKIEGSKLILSGIGAIRIFKHREIEGKIKTCTIKRDTTGAWYAIFSVDTEEEPPRVEPRTAVGVDVGLKNAVTLSTGETFSYPRYLVQMEKKLAAAQRRLSRKIKGSKNWIKQKLKVARIHRKIRNLRDEFLHQVSKKLVDKADLIIFENLNINNMVKNHNLAKHILDHSWGRLIQFTTYKAARAGKSVELVDSRYTSQRCSGCGILVPKTLKDRVHECPRCGLRLDRDLNAEWLLKVATASTLVEAR; encoded by the coding sequence ATGAGATCTGCTTACAGGTTCCGGTTGTATCCGACTGAGGCTCAGATCAAAAAGCTAGAGGATACGCTGGAGACCTGCAGGCAGCTCTACAACGATGCTCTGGCAGCGAAGAAGGAGGCATGGGAGGACGACCGCTACAATCTGACGTACTATGAGATGGCAAGGCAGCTATCAGCGAACCGCAAGAAACATCAAGCTCTCAAAGCTGTATACGCCCATGTTCTCCAAGACGTCCTCAGACGTGTTGACAAGGCGTTTCAGAACTTCTTCAGGCGGGTTAAGAACGGAGAGACACCAGGATATCCACGATTCAAGGGCAGGGGATGGTACAAGTCGTTCACTTATCCGGATGCCGGTATCGGCTACAAAATCGAAGGATCGAAGCTCATACTCTCCGGTATTGGCGCTATCCGGATATTCAAGCATCGAGAGATCGAGGGCAAAATCAAGACATGCACCATAAAGCGCGACACCACCGGTGCATGGTACGCGATATTCTCCGTCGATACAGAAGAGGAACCGCCCAGGGTGGAACCAAGAACCGCTGTAGGTGTTGATGTGGGTCTGAAGAATGCTGTGACGCTCTCGACTGGCGAGACGTTCAGCTACCCGCGATATCTCGTACAGATGGAGAAGAAGCTAGCAGCAGCACAACGGAGACTTTCCAGGAAGATCAAGGGCTCGAAGAACTGGATCAAGCAGAAGCTCAAGGTTGCCAGGATCCACAGAAAGATCAGGAACCTCAGAGACGAGTTTCTGCATCAGGTCTCGAAGAAGCTCGTGGATAAAGCGGATCTCATCATATTCGAGAACCTGAATATCAATAACATGGTAAAGAACCACAACCTCGCGAAACACATCTTAGATCACTCCTGGGGTCGATTAATCCAGTTCACCACTTACAAGGCTGCGAGGGCTGGTAAGTCCGTTGAGCTGGTCGATTCCAGGTACACGTCTCAGCGATGTTCAGGTTGTGGTATTCTTGTGCCTAAGACGCTGAAGGATCGAGTCCACGAATGCCCGCGATGTGGGCTCAGGCTGGATCGGGATCTCAACGCGGAGTGGCTACTGAAGGTAGCCACTGCTTCTACGTTAGTAGAAGCACGTTGA
- the coaBC gene encoding bifunctional phosphopantothenoylcysteine decarboxylase/phosphopantothenate--cysteine ligase CoaBC: MELSISGSVSDTLAGRTVALGVTGSIAAVRVVDLVRDLIRRGADVHCVMSEAAQGILHPQALEYASGNPVITEITGRVEHVELCGVEGRADMLLIAPATANTIGKIACGIDDTPVTTFATTAIGSGKPVAVVPAMHEAMYRHPAVVENLNKLRSMGVVCIDPRIEESKAKIAENARIVAEVERILGPGDLRSRRILVTSGATAESIDPIRIITNRASGRTGVEIAREAYRRGADVTIIHRARLGLPFKEIYVESAQDMLDAVMDELSSGYDALIGAAAVGDFTVDMEERKIKSRDELLLRLKPAPKILRSVRSMHPDLTMIGFKAETFVSDEDLIRSARESMDASRLNLVIANDVGAGGMGTDDNRVLIVRENGTYAEVSGKKSIIARRVIDELVRILNERDRE, translated from the coding sequence ATGGAGCTTAGCATCTCTGGATCTGTCAGCGATACCCTCGCAGGAAGGACGGTAGCCCTGGGCGTCACAGGGAGCATCGCTGCCGTCAGGGTTGTCGATCTTGTGCGCGACCTCATCAGACGCGGCGCGGATGTGCACTGCGTGATGTCTGAGGCGGCGCAGGGGATACTGCATCCGCAAGCGCTTGAGTACGCCAGTGGCAACCCGGTCATCACCGAGATAACCGGTCGCGTCGAGCATGTGGAGCTCTGCGGCGTTGAGGGGCGCGCGGATATGCTTCTGATAGCCCCTGCCACCGCGAACACAATAGGAAAGATCGCATGCGGCATAGACGATACACCGGTCACGACCTTCGCGACCACCGCAATAGGAAGCGGAAAGCCGGTCGCTGTCGTGCCTGCAATGCACGAGGCGATGTACCGCCACCCTGCTGTCGTAGAGAACCTGAATAAGCTCAGATCAATGGGAGTTGTGTGCATAGATCCCCGGATCGAGGAGTCGAAGGCGAAGATCGCCGAAAACGCCAGGATAGTCGCTGAGGTCGAGCGGATTCTGGGGCCGGGGGATCTCAGATCCAGGCGGATCCTCGTGACCAGCGGCGCAACTGCTGAGAGCATCGATCCGATCAGGATAATAACGAACCGCGCCTCGGGAAGAACCGGCGTGGAGATTGCGCGCGAGGCCTACAGGCGCGGCGCTGATGTGACGATAATCCACAGGGCCAGGCTGGGGCTGCCCTTTAAGGAGATATATGTCGAGAGCGCTCAGGATATGCTCGACGCTGTCATGGATGAGCTCTCCAGCGGGTACGACGCCCTGATAGGAGCAGCAGCAGTCGGGGACTTCACCGTGGATATGGAGGAGAGAAAGATCAAATCTAGGGATGAGCTCCTCCTGAGGCTGAAGCCGGCCCCGAAGATACTGAGGTCCGTACGCTCGATGCATCCGGATCTCACGATGATAGGGTTCAAGGCGGAGACGTTCGTGAGCGATGAGGATCTGATCAGAAGCGCCCGCGAATCCATGGACGCATCGCGCCTGAATCTCGTGATCGCGAACGATGTGGGTGCAGGCGGGATGGGAACAGACGATAACAGGGTTCTGATTGTAAGAGAGAATGGCACATACGCAGAGGTCTCGGGGAAGAAGAGCATCATAGCGAGGAGGGTGATCGACGAGCTTGTGAGGATCCTGAATGAGAGAGATCGTGAATGA
- a CDS encoding 4-phosphopantoate--beta-alanine ligase, with protein MTEIPKSHPRYASLMTRERIADGVRNGITSVQGLIAQGRGEAFDYILGERTMRSADRATLAASAALLLAERPAISVNGNVAALVPAEMVELASLLNAPLEVNLFHRSEDRVRKIADLLRSHGASMVLGERPDCRIPGLEHSRALATRGGIYDADVVVIPLEDGDRCEALVRMGKTVIAVDLNPLSRTSMMASISIVDNITRAVPNLIGKIRSLSGSTREDLQAVLSDYSNRSTLRDAILEMREYLTARMNELDRE; from the coding sequence TTGACTGAGATACCCAAATCGCATCCAAGATATGCATCACTCATGACCCGCGAGAGGATAGCGGATGGTGTTAGAAACGGGATAACAAGCGTCCAGGGCCTGATCGCGCAGGGCAGGGGTGAGGCGTTCGATTACATCCTCGGGGAGAGGACTATGCGCTCCGCGGATCGGGCAACACTCGCAGCATCAGCAGCTCTTCTGCTCGCGGAGAGGCCGGCGATCAGTGTGAACGGGAACGTCGCAGCTCTGGTCCCCGCAGAGATGGTGGAGCTTGCATCTCTTCTGAACGCACCACTGGAGGTCAATCTCTTTCACAGGAGCGAGGATCGGGTGAGGAAAATCGCAGATCTCTTAAGATCTCACGGCGCGAGCATGGTGCTCGGAGAGAGGCCGGACTGCAGGATACCGGGGCTGGAGCACAGCCGCGCGCTGGCCACGAGAGGCGGCATATACGATGCAGATGTGGTGGTGATTCCACTTGAGGACGGGGACAGGTGCGAGGCTCTCGTGAGGATGGGGAAGACAGTGATAGCAGTGGACCTCAATCCTCTCTCAAGGACATCCATGATGGCCAGCATCTCGATAGTGGATAACATAACAAGAGCTGTTCCGAATCTCATTGGAAAGATAAGATCGCTATCAGGATCCACCAGAGAGGATCTCCAGGCGGTACTCAGTGATTACAGCAACAGGAGCACACTGAGAGATGCTATTCTCGAGATGCGGGAGTATCTAACCGCAAGAATGAATGAGCTTGATAGAGAATAG
- a CDS encoding pantoate kinase: MREIVNEGKRANSSSELIENKQGASSGLQAGGEVASRGGRKVVGTVRATVPGHVTGFFAARREEDPLASGSIGCGFTLGLLARTAVSRADSTQIIINGRPSDAPVSRHVVDSLAPSPVRVETELDMVMGAGFGASGAGALSCAYALNQLFDLGLTSNQAASVAHRAEVLNGTGLGDVIAQNTGGLVIRIAHGAPGRGVVDRIPIPRTRVYAVVRGPIPTRDVLRDAGVMKRINDAGERAVKEILRRPTLGEFMRLSRRFTYETGLASSWAMDAIEAVESSGGMASMIMLGDSVFAVGGDECREALQDFGDVIETEIVQRGPLLD; this comes from the coding sequence ATGAGAGAGATCGTGAATGAGGGGAAGCGCGCAAACAGCAGCAGTGAGCTGATAGAGAATAAACAGGGCGCAAGCTCCGGTCTTCAGGCCGGAGGGGAAGTCGCCTCACGGGGCGGCAGAAAGGTTGTGGGGACGGTGAGGGCCACGGTCCCCGGGCACGTGACCGGATTCTTCGCAGCAAGGCGCGAGGAGGATCCGCTTGCGTCTGGCTCCATAGGTTGCGGTTTCACCCTCGGGCTTCTCGCAAGGACCGCTGTGAGCAGAGCGGATTCTACCCAGATAATCATCAACGGGCGGCCATCAGATGCGCCGGTGAGCAGGCACGTCGTTGATTCGCTGGCGCCGTCGCCTGTCAGGGTCGAGACTGAGCTGGATATGGTGATGGGCGCGGGCTTCGGGGCGAGCGGCGCTGGAGCGCTGAGCTGCGCATACGCGCTGAACCAGCTATTCGACCTGGGGCTGACGTCGAACCAGGCCGCCTCGGTCGCGCATCGCGCAGAGGTCCTGAACGGCACAGGCCTCGGGGATGTCATAGCGCAGAACACCGGCGGGCTGGTCATACGCATAGCACATGGCGCTCCGGGGAGAGGAGTTGTTGACAGGATTCCCATACCGAGAACAAGGGTCTACGCGGTTGTGAGAGGTCCTATACCGACGAGAGATGTGCTCAGAGATGCGGGTGTTATGAAGAGAATCAATGATGCGGGTGAGAGGGCTGTGAAGGAGATCCTGCGCAGGCCGACTCTGGGGGAGTTCATGCGTCTTTCGAGGAGATTCACATACGAGACCGGGCTGGCGAGCTCATGGGCGATGGATGCCATAGAGGCTGTCGAATCTTCAGGTGGAATGGCGAGCATGATAATGCTTGGCGACTCGGTTTTCGCCGTAGGAGGAGACGAATGCAGGGAGGCGCTTCAAGACTTCGGAGATGTGATCGAGACGGAGATCGTTCAGAGGGGGCCTCTGCTTGACTGA
- a CDS encoding TRAM domain-containing protein, producing the protein MFRSEEGFSRGSAPSAPVAVGSEYNVKIEDIAREGDGIARVEGFVIFVPDTQVGDQVRIQIDRVMRRFAIGHKV; encoded by the coding sequence TTGTTTAGAAGTGAGGAAGGATTTTCTCGTGGCTCTGCTCCTTCTGCCCCGGTGGCTGTTGGCAGCGAGTACAACGTGAAGATCGAGGATATCGCCCGTGAAGGGGACGGTATCGCAAGGGTTGAAGGCTTCGTTATCTTTGTCCCGGATACCCAGGTTGGGGATCAGGTAAGGATACAGATCGACCGTGTGATGCGCCGCTTCGCGATTGGCCACAAGGTCTGA
- the hisF gene encoding imidazole glycerol phosphate synthase subunit HisF — protein MRDYAMIVPCLDVKVVDGVPSVVKGVKFVDLKRQGDPVAFARRYQEQGADELVFLDITASHEGRKTMVDVARRVADAVDIPFTVGGGISSIQGIREILEAGADRVGINTAAVRNPDLVRDAARTFGSERITVAVDARRNTEIIPGVNVYELEDGRRGWFEVVIYGGREPTGMDAIEWCRRVERLGAGEILPTSMDRDGTNIGYDLPLTKAICDAVDVPVTASGGASTPQHILEAFTIGGADKALAAGMFHRGEYTVGQVKEYLRANGLHVR, from the coding sequence ATGAGAGATTATGCCATGATCGTTCCATGCCTCGACGTCAAGGTCGTGGATGGTGTTCCCTCGGTTGTCAAGGGCGTGAAGTTCGTGGACCTGAAGCGCCAGGGCGACCCGGTCGCATTCGCACGCCGCTACCAGGAGCAGGGCGCTGACGAGCTTGTTTTCCTCGACATCACCGCATCCCATGAGGGGAGAAAGACAATGGTGGACGTCGCCAGGAGGGTTGCGGATGCTGTTGACATACCATTCACTGTGGGTGGTGGGATCAGCAGCATTCAGGGCATAAGGGAGATACTGGAGGCAGGCGCGGACAGGGTTGGGATCAACACAGCCGCGGTCAGGAATCCGGATCTCGTAAGGGACGCAGCCAGGACATTCGGCTCAGAGAGGATCACGGTCGCGGTTGACGCCAGGCGGAACACTGAGATCATCCCTGGCGTGAACGTCTACGAGCTGGAGGACGGCAGACGCGGCTGGTTCGAGGTCGTGATCTACGGGGGAAGAGAGCCGACCGGCATGGATGCCATAGAGTGGTGCAGGAGGGTGGAGCGTCTCGGAGCCGGAGAGATTCTGCCCACCAGCATGGACAGGGATGGGACGAACATCGGATACGATCTGCCTCTCACGAAGGCGATATGCGATGCGGTTGATGTTCCGGTTACCGCCAGCGGTGGAGCCTCCACGCCCCAGCACATACTGGAGGCGTTCACGATAGGAGGCGCGGACAAGGCCCTCGCTGCAGGCATGTTCCACCGCGGAGAGTACACCGTCGGCCAGGTCAAGGAGTACCTGAGAGCGAACGGGCTCCATGTGAGATAA